A window of the Paenibacillus woosongensis genome harbors these coding sequences:
- the nusA gene encoding transcription termination factor NusA — translation MSMDFIEALNELEREKGISKDILFEAIEAALISSYKRNFNTAQNVRVDMNRHTGAIKVFARKLVVEEVLDPRTEISLSAAREINPSFQLDDISEIEVTPRDFGRIAAQTAKQVVTQRIREAERGLIYNAFIEKEEDIVTGIVQRQDQRNVYVDLGKIEAHLPLNELMPNEKFKHGDRIKAYITKVENTTKGPQILLSRTHPGLLKRLFELEVPEIFDGVVEIRSVAREAGFRSKIAVYSRNSEVDPVGSCVGPKGTRVQTIVNELRGEKIDIVRYSENVEEYVANALSPSKVLEVQVFEEEKMARVIVPDYQLSLAIGIKGQNARLAAKLTGWKIDIKSESQAEEEFGREKTDSGEMPQDSVSVD, via the coding sequence ATGAGTATGGATTTTATTGAAGCCTTAAATGAGTTGGAAAGGGAGAAAGGAATCAGCAAGGACATTTTGTTCGAAGCGATCGAAGCAGCTCTGATTTCCAGCTACAAACGCAATTTTAACACGGCACAGAACGTTCGCGTCGATATGAATCGCCACACCGGGGCGATTAAAGTATTTGCCCGCAAGCTGGTTGTAGAAGAAGTGCTTGATCCCCGGACGGAAATTTCACTGTCGGCCGCCCGTGAGATTAATCCAAGCTTTCAATTGGACGATATTTCCGAGATCGAGGTAACGCCTCGCGATTTCGGGCGCATCGCTGCACAGACGGCTAAGCAAGTTGTAACCCAACGTATCCGCGAAGCAGAGCGGGGATTGATTTACAACGCATTTATCGAGAAGGAAGAGGATATCGTTACGGGGATCGTGCAGCGTCAGGATCAACGCAACGTGTATGTGGATCTGGGCAAAATCGAGGCCCATCTTCCGCTGAATGAACTCATGCCTAACGAGAAGTTCAAGCATGGCGACCGGATCAAGGCGTACATCACGAAAGTAGAGAATACGACCAAGGGGCCGCAAATCCTGCTGTCCCGCACGCATCCGGGACTGCTGAAGCGTCTGTTCGAGCTTGAAGTGCCGGAGATATTTGACGGCGTCGTTGAGATTCGCTCCGTAGCGCGTGAAGCCGGATTCCGTTCCAAAATCGCGGTTTACTCCCGCAATAGCGAAGTGGATCCGGTTGGCTCTTGCGTAGGCCCTAAGGGGACTCGCGTCCAAACAATCGTCAACGAGCTTCGCGGTGAGAAAATCGATATCGTGCGTTATTCCGAGAATGTTGAGGAATATGTAGCTAACGCGCTTAGCCCTTCGAAGGTGCTGGAAGTTCAGGTATTCGAAGAGGAGAAGATGGCCCGGGTGATCGTTCCCGATTACCAGCTTTCGCTCGCTATCGGTATTAAAGGACAGAATGCGCGCCTTGCAGCGAAGCTGACGGGATGGAAGATCGACATTAAGAGCGAGAGTCAAGCGGAAGAGGAATTTGGAAGAGAGAAGACCGATTCTGGCGAAATGCCGCAGGATTCCGTCTCTGTCGATTAA
- the rnpM gene encoding RNase P modulator RnpM codes for MKPRKIPLRKCVACNEMKPKKSLIRVVRSPEGDVSIDLTGKKSGRGAYLCGQASCFKLAHKNRALDRALKSPVGAEVYEQLARDFLAVEDEFIAERDREEDADE; via the coding sequence ATGAAGCCTAGAAAGATACCGCTGCGCAAATGCGTGGCTTGCAATGAAATGAAGCCCAAGAAATCGCTGATTCGCGTCGTTCGTTCTCCCGAGGGAGACGTATCGATAGATTTGACCGGCAAAAAATCTGGCCGCGGCGCTTATTTATGCGGCCAAGCGTCCTGCTTCAAACTGGCTCATAAGAACCGGGCTTTGGACAGGGCGCTGAAATCTCCGGTAGGCGCGGAGGTTTATGAGCAATTGGCACGGGACTTCCTTGCGGTCGAGGATGAGTTCATTGCTGAACGCGACCGGGAAGAGGATGCGGATGAGTAA
- a CDS encoding L7Ae/L30e/S12e/Gadd45 family ribosomal protein → MSKVLSGLGLAMRAGKVVTGDESVLKAVRSGEAKLVIVAEDASENALKKFRDKCATYKIPLIIGFGREELGSSVGKPERVVLALIDQGFADMIRKTIVKTSEVEYIE, encoded by the coding sequence ATGAGTAAGGTGCTGTCCGGGCTTGGACTGGCGATGCGGGCAGGCAAAGTAGTTACCGGGGACGAGAGCGTTCTTAAGGCGGTTCGCTCCGGGGAGGCTAAGCTTGTAATCGTAGCAGAGGATGCGTCGGAGAATGCCCTCAAGAAATTTCGCGACAAGTGCGCAACCTATAAAATTCCACTGATCATCGGATTCGGCCGTGAAGAGCTTGGCTCTAGCGTCGGCAAGCCGGAACGGGTCGTTCTGGCTCTGATCGATCAGGGATTTGCCGATATGATTCGGAAAACGATCGTGAAAACGTCGGAGGTGGAGTATATTGAGTAA
- the infB gene encoding translation initiation factor IF-2: MSKQENKDKLRVYEYAKSLNMSSKEIITILKRLNIPVNNHMSVMENDAVTRVEQFFKDIRSNAAAKREGSEPVKSPAKSSAPASAGGSQSPKTGTGTNAGQREDQGQSLRTSSSGSSNTKNQQEKQVSMNNRTNNANTSSPGGAQATQERNNRPSGGYQQGNRNNSQGNRSSQQAGGQRSNAGSSGPRAGQGTGHASSQGNRSQASAPRQEHSNNDNAGRSQDKGRKGNNNRPGQRRFDDNRPGNFKNNRGGKGGRGGKGAPQPPREKIDNTPKKIIVRGNMTVGEAAKLLHKDASEVIKKLIMLGVMATINQELDIDTILLLAGDFGVEVEVKIPVEEDRFETVEENDDEADLRERPPVVTIMGHVDHGKTTLLDAIRSTNVSSGEAGGITQHIGAYQVEINNKKITFLDTPGHEAFTAMRARGAQLTDITIIVVAADDGVMPQTVEAVNHAKAAGLPIIVAVNKIDKPTANPDKVKQELTEYGLVPEEWGGDTIFVNVSAKQRMGLEDLLEMILLVAEVNEYKANPEKRARGAVIEAELDKSRGPVARVLVQHGTLKVGDAFVAGNCFGRIRAMVNDKGRRIKEAGPSTPVEITGLTEVPLAGDPFMVFEDERKARSIAEKRAITHRQSELGGNTRVTLDDLFRHIKEGEIKDLNVIIKADVQGSVEALKGSLEKIEVEGVRVKIIHSGAGAITESDIILAAASNAIVIGFNVRPDNQTKATAEQEKVDIRLHRVIYKAIEEIEQAMKGMLDPEYKEVVIGHAEVRDTFKLSRVGTIAGCMVTSGKITRNAETRLIRDGIVVYEGKIDSLKRFKDDAKEVAQGYECGITLDNFNDIKEGDVIEAFIMEAVERK; the protein is encoded by the coding sequence TTGAGTAAACAAGAGAACAAAGATAAGCTCAGGGTATATGAATATGCGAAATCGCTCAATATGAGCAGTAAGGAAATTATTACAATTCTTAAGCGGTTGAACATTCCGGTCAATAACCACATGAGTGTGATGGAGAATGATGCCGTAACACGGGTAGAGCAGTTTTTCAAAGATATTAGGAGCAATGCCGCCGCCAAAAGGGAAGGTTCCGAGCCTGTGAAATCTCCTGCCAAATCGTCGGCTCCCGCTTCCGCAGGAGGAAGTCAATCGCCGAAAACCGGGACCGGCACGAACGCCGGTCAGCGTGAAGATCAAGGGCAGAGCCTTAGAACCAGCAGCAGCGGATCAAGCAACACCAAAAATCAACAAGAAAAGCAGGTAAGTATGAATAATAGAACAAATAACGCAAATACATCCTCCCCGGGAGGAGCACAAGCAACGCAGGAAAGAAATAACCGTCCAAGCGGCGGATATCAGCAGGGGAATCGCAACAATTCCCAGGGGAACCGGAGTTCGCAGCAAGCTGGCGGACAACGTTCAAATGCCGGTTCAAGCGGCCCGCGGGCGGGACAGGGCACAGGCCATGCATCCTCCCAAGGGAACCGCAGTCAAGCTTCGGCGCCGCGCCAGGAGCATTCTAACAATGATAATGCCGGAAGAAGTCAAGATAAAGGCCGCAAAGGGAATAATAACAGACCAGGTCAAAGACGTTTTGACGATAACAGACCGGGGAATTTCAAGAACAACCGCGGCGGTAAAGGCGGCAGAGGTGGTAAAGGTGCTCCGCAGCCGCCTCGCGAGAAAATTGACAACACACCGAAGAAAATTATTGTTCGCGGCAACATGACTGTTGGGGAAGCAGCCAAGCTTCTGCACAAGGACGCTTCTGAAGTGATCAAGAAGCTCATTATGCTCGGCGTCATGGCGACGATTAACCAAGAGCTGGACATTGATACGATTCTCCTGCTCGCCGGCGACTTCGGCGTAGAGGTTGAAGTGAAAATTCCGGTTGAGGAAGATCGTTTCGAGACCGTCGAAGAGAACGATGATGAAGCGGATTTGAGAGAACGTCCTCCGGTTGTAACGATTATGGGACACGTCGACCATGGTAAGACGACGCTTCTCGACGCTATTCGTTCGACAAATGTCAGCAGCGGCGAGGCTGGCGGCATTACCCAGCATATTGGTGCTTACCAGGTAGAGATTAATAATAAAAAGATTACGTTCCTGGATACTCCGGGCCACGAAGCGTTTACGGCGATGCGTGCCCGCGGTGCCCAATTAACAGATATTACTATTATCGTCGTCGCGGCAGACGACGGCGTCATGCCGCAAACGGTAGAAGCGGTCAACCACGCCAAAGCTGCTGGCCTGCCGATCATCGTGGCTGTCAACAAGATCGACAAGCCGACGGCCAATCCAGATAAAGTGAAGCAGGAATTGACGGAGTATGGTCTCGTTCCAGAGGAATGGGGCGGAGATACGATCTTCGTCAACGTATCCGCGAAGCAAAGAATGGGATTGGAAGATTTGCTGGAAATGATTCTGCTCGTAGCGGAAGTTAATGAATATAAAGCGAATCCGGAAAAACGCGCGCGCGGTGCGGTCATCGAGGCCGAGCTGGACAAGAGCCGCGGACCGGTTGCCCGCGTGCTCGTGCAGCACGGTACGCTGAAAGTCGGCGATGCGTTCGTAGCTGGTAACTGCTTTGGCCGTATCCGGGCTATGGTCAATGATAAAGGCCGCCGCATCAAGGAAGCCGGGCCGTCCACACCAGTAGAAATTACAGGCTTAACGGAAGTGCCGCTGGCTGGCGATCCGTTCATGGTATTCGAGGACGAGCGGAAAGCCCGTTCCATTGCCGAGAAGCGCGCCATTACCCATCGCCAATCCGAGCTTGGCGGTAATACGCGCGTTACGCTCGATGATTTGTTCCGCCATATCAAGGAAGGCGAGATCAAAGATCTTAACGTCATCATCAAGGCAGACGTGCAAGGCTCTGTAGAGGCGCTTAAAGGCTCCTTGGAGAAAATCGAAGTGGAAGGCGTACGCGTGAAAATCATTCACAGCGGTGCAGGCGCCATCACAGAATCTGACATCATTCTTGCGGCTGCTTCCAATGCGATCGTAATCGGCTTCAACGTTCGTCCGGATAATCAGACGAAGGCGACGGCCGAGCAGGAGAAGGTGGATATTCGTCTCCACCGCGTCATCTATAAAGCGATCGAGGAAATCGAGCAGGCGATGAAAGGGATGCTTGATCCTGAATACAAAGAAGTTGTCATTGGTCATGCCGAAGTTCGCGATACGTTCAAGCTTAGCCGCGTAGGCACGATTGCGGGCTGTATGGTAACTTCCGGTAAAATTACGCGCAATGCCGAAACCCGCCTCATTCGCGACGGAATCGTCGTATATGAAGGCAAAATCGACTCGCTCAAACGCTTCAAAGACGATGCGAAGGAAGTCGCTCAAGGCTACGAGTGCGGTATTACCCTTGATAACTTTAATGACATTAAAGAGGGCGACGTTATCGAAGCATTTATTATGGAGGCCGTCGAACGGAAGTAA
- the rbfA gene encoding 30S ribosome-binding factor RbfA has product MAKNRTGRVGEQIKKELSLLIQNEVKDPRIGFVTVTGVDVTSDLSQAKVYISVFGDEEKKSESLKGLEKAIGFLRTELGKRMRLRHTPELIFKVDESIEYGSRIEKLLGEITQDEDK; this is encoded by the coding sequence ATGGCTAAAAATCGTACTGGCCGCGTAGGCGAACAGATAAAGAAAGAGCTCAGCCTGCTCATTCAGAATGAGGTCAAGGATCCTCGGATCGGATTTGTCACGGTGACTGGCGTCGACGTGACAAGCGATCTTTCGCAGGCGAAGGTATACATCAGTGTTTTCGGCGATGAGGAGAAAAAGTCGGAATCGCTGAAAGGGCTGGAGAAAGCAATCGGTTTTCTGCGGACCGAGCTTGGCAAGCGGATGCGTTTGCGTCACACACCAGAATTGATCTTTAAAGTCGATGAGTCGATTGAATATGGCAGCCGTATTGAGAAGCTGCTGGGCGAGATTACGCAAGACGAGGATAAATGA
- a CDS encoding DHH family phosphoesterase — translation MQTNEQEFLQVEQFLKDHDDFLVVSHVQPDGDAVSSTLVVGWLLSCLGKNYVMVNEGPIPQRMSYLLHSDRIMDLSVTPLGKTYKHIICVDCADFRRVGKASEYFAPDAEILNIDHHPTNDGFGGINLIVPEAAATVQVLYELVKRLKFGLDRDVATALYTGLLTDTGGFRYSCTSPKVMAIASDLLAYGVDGPGLSQLLLEEMTLAQIRLLTRALNGLQMTEDGKIGWVTIDDEDMKLSGAIHEDLEGIVNYPRNIQGVEVGLLFKVIDDNAVKVSMRSAGKVDVAAVAQSFGGGGHVRAAGVRMQGSLDEVVSQIVEQVKARL, via the coding sequence ATGCAGACCAATGAACAGGAGTTCCTACAGGTAGAGCAATTTCTGAAGGATCATGATGATTTCCTGGTAGTGTCGCATGTACAGCCGGACGGAGATGCAGTCAGTTCCACCCTTGTGGTGGGCTGGCTTCTCTCATGTCTGGGTAAGAATTACGTTATGGTCAACGAAGGGCCGATTCCTCAGCGTATGTCGTACCTGCTGCATTCGGATCGCATCATGGATCTGTCAGTGACCCCTTTAGGTAAAACTTATAAACATATTATCTGCGTCGATTGCGCTGATTTCCGCAGAGTCGGGAAAGCCAGCGAATATTTTGCGCCGGACGCAGAAATTTTGAACATTGATCATCATCCGACCAATGATGGCTTCGGAGGCATCAACCTTATCGTACCTGAAGCCGCAGCCACGGTTCAGGTGCTGTATGAGCTAGTGAAACGGCTGAAATTCGGGCTCGATCGGGACGTGGCTACAGCGCTGTATACCGGTCTTTTAACCGATACAGGAGGATTCCGTTATTCCTGCACCTCCCCTAAAGTGATGGCTATCGCGTCTGATCTATTGGCATATGGGGTAGATGGCCCGGGATTGTCGCAACTGCTGCTGGAAGAAATGACTTTGGCACAAATTCGGCTGCTGACTAGAGCCTTGAATGGACTGCAGATGACAGAGGACGGCAAGATCGGCTGGGTTACGATCGATGACGAGGACATGAAGTTGTCCGGGGCCATCCATGAGGATCTGGAGGGGATTGTGAATTATCCCCGCAATATTCAAGGCGTTGAAGTTGGCTTGCTGTTCAAGGTGATTGATGACAATGCCGTGAAGGTGAGTATGAGGTCGGCTGGCAAGGTTGACGTAGCAGCTGTTGCTCAAAGCTTTGGTGGAGGCGGTCATGTTCGCGCCGCAGGAGTACGGATGCAAGGGAGTCTAGACGAGGTTGTCTCGCAGATTGTAGAGCAGGTGAAGGCCCGACTATGA
- the truB gene encoding tRNA pseudouridine(55) synthase TruB has product MKQKSYEGILAVHKPAGFTSHDVVAKTRGILKMKRIGHTGTLDPAVTGVLPLCLGRATRMVEYLQELPKEYEATLYLGIATDTEDMSGSIIERKEGISLTEEEVRAALGQFVGTISQVPPMYSALKQDGKRLYELAREGKTVERKAREVTIEELELISYEPGGEYPSISFRVLCSKGTYIRTLCVDIGRTLGVPAAMAELKRTVSAGITEDQCLTLEEITALAADGILEERLIPVDRAVSHLPAHRIPEEKVKQALQGQRLSSRLLDPPVRWGENIRLYGAEGQFLGIFRGEPSTGAITPVKVFPPE; this is encoded by the coding sequence ATGAAGCAGAAGTCTTATGAAGGAATACTTGCCGTCCATAAGCCTGCAGGATTCACCTCTCACGACGTTGTGGCCAAAACCCGTGGCATATTAAAAATGAAAAGGATCGGCCATACCGGAACGCTGGACCCGGCGGTTACCGGGGTGCTGCCCCTTTGCCTCGGACGGGCGACCCGGATGGTGGAGTACCTGCAGGAGCTGCCCAAGGAATACGAAGCTACGCTGTATCTCGGTATCGCCACCGATACGGAGGACATGTCAGGCTCAATCATTGAACGCAAGGAAGGGATCAGCCTTACGGAGGAAGAGGTTAGAGCGGCTTTAGGCCAGTTTGTCGGGACGATATCCCAAGTACCGCCGATGTATTCCGCTTTAAAGCAGGACGGGAAACGTCTGTACGAATTAGCACGGGAAGGTAAGACGGTTGAGCGCAAAGCGAGGGAAGTTACGATTGAGGAGCTAGAGCTAATCTCTTATGAGCCAGGTGGAGAATATCCGTCCATTTCTTTTCGCGTGCTGTGCTCCAAAGGGACATATATCCGTACGCTGTGCGTCGATATCGGCCGTACGCTAGGCGTACCGGCTGCAATGGCCGAGCTGAAAAGGACGGTCTCGGCAGGGATTACGGAAGACCAGTGCTTGACGCTTGAAGAAATAACGGCTCTGGCGGCAGATGGGATATTGGAAGAACGGCTTATTCCTGTAGATCGGGCCGTGAGTCATCTTCCGGCACATCGTATCCCTGAAGAGAAGGTCAAGCAGGCTTTGCAGGGACAAAGACTATCTTCTCGGCTGCTTGATCCCCCTGTGCGCTGGGGAGAGAATATTCGATTGTACGGTGCAGAGGGACAGTTTTTGGGCATTTTTCGCGGGGAACCGTCTACCGGAGCGATTACACCAGTCAAAGTTTTCCCGCCAGAGTGA
- a CDS encoding bifunctional riboflavin kinase/FAD synthetase has product MEIINLTYPLTKEVIDDNARPQVLAIGQFDGLHLGHASVIESAVRTAASLNLPAAVMTFHPHPKEVMKKGDYDGYLTPPREKERILKSLGVDYVYIVEFNDAFSRVSPQNFVAGVLVPLQIHTAVVGFDFRYGYRGEGDAGMLRELSDNTLEVHTVPPFLIEGEKVSSSGIRRALAEGEVQLAARWLGRRYSIYGTVMHGEKRGRQIGFPTANLKPDEHFVLPAKGVYAVRVNYEGQRLKGVMNVGVKPTFHNDKSAPSLEIHLFDFNGDLYGKSLSVELVEFIREERRFGSIDELVAQIGKDADTAKSMLLAAE; this is encoded by the coding sequence GTGGAAATAATAAATCTGACTTATCCTCTTACCAAAGAGGTTATAGACGATAACGCCAGACCCCAAGTGCTGGCTATCGGCCAGTTTGACGGCTTGCACCTTGGACATGCGAGCGTAATCGAATCAGCGGTGAGGACGGCGGCATCCTTAAACTTACCGGCTGCGGTAATGACTTTTCATCCCCATCCAAAAGAAGTTATGAAAAAAGGCGATTATGACGGTTATTTGACACCCCCCCGGGAAAAGGAACGAATTCTAAAAAGCTTGGGCGTGGACTACGTATATATCGTGGAATTTAATGATGCTTTTTCGCGGGTGAGCCCGCAAAATTTCGTGGCGGGAGTGCTCGTTCCGCTTCAGATCCATACAGCAGTCGTCGGCTTTGATTTCCGCTACGGGTATCGCGGGGAAGGCGACGCCGGGATGCTGCGCGAGCTTAGCGATAACACCCTGGAGGTTCATACGGTTCCTCCGTTTCTCATAGAAGGAGAGAAGGTGAGCAGTTCCGGGATTCGCCGGGCGCTGGCGGAGGGAGAAGTTCAGCTTGCTGCGCGCTGGCTGGGCCGAAGATATTCGATTTATGGGACAGTGATGCACGGCGAGAAGCGCGGGCGGCAAATCGGCTTCCCTACAGCGAATCTCAAGCCAGACGAGCATTTCGTACTCCCCGCCAAGGGCGTTTATGCTGTGCGGGTAAACTATGAAGGACAGCGATTGAAGGGCGTTATGAACGTGGGGGTCAAGCCGACCTTCCATAACGATAAGTCAGCGCCTTCCTTGGAAATCCATCTCTTCGATTTTAACGGGGACTTATATGGCAAATCCCTATCCGTAGAATTGGTAGAATTCATTCGCGAGGAGCGAAGGTTCGGCTCGATCGACGAGCTTGTAGCCCAGATCGGCAAAGATGCGGACACAGCTAAAAGCATGCTCCTTGCCGCCGAGTAG
- the rpsO gene encoding 30S ribosomal protein S15: protein MALTQERKQQLIEEHKTHESDTGSPEVQIAILTENIVNLTEHLRSHKKDHHSRRGLLKMVGQRRKLLAYLKNKDVKRYSALIEKLGLRR, encoded by the coding sequence ATGGCATTGACTCAAGAACGCAAACAACAACTGATCGAAGAGCACAAAACTCATGAATCCGATACAGGATCCCCAGAGGTGCAAATTGCTATCCTTACGGAGAACATTGTTAATTTGACCGAACACTTGCGCTCGCACAAGAAGGATCATCATTCCCGTCGCGGTCTATTGAAAATGGTCGGCCAACGTCGTAAGTTGTTGGCATACCTGAAGAACAAAGACGTAAAACGCTACTCCGCTTTGATCGAGAAGCTCGGATTGCGTCGTTAA
- the pnp gene encoding polyribonucleotide nucleotidyltransferase, with protein MEKHVKMQLGGRPLILETGRLAKQANAAVMVRYGDTAVLCTVTASSEPKDLDFFPLTVNYEEKLYAVGKIPGGFIKREGRPSEKAILASRLTDRPIRPLFPEGFRNDVQIVNLVMSVDQDCEPEIAAMIGTSAALSISDVPFNGPIGGVAVGRVDGQFIINPDVAQQEASDIYVVVAGTKDAIMMVEAEANEVPEEVMLEAIMFGHEEIKNIVAVIEELVAIAGKEKMEVKLHSVDEEVNREVREFAASRLIEAVRIAEKHARQDAIDAINEETVAHFEEKYIESPELLKDVMEVLHDIVKEEVRRLITHDKIRPDGRKLEEIRPIECDISLLPRTHGSGLFTRGQTQALSVCTLGALGDVQILDGIDLEESKRFMHHYNFPPFSVGEARPLRAPGRREVGHGALGERALSKVIPPESEFPYTIRLVSEVLESNGSTSQASICASTLAMMDAGVPIKAPVAGVAMGLIKDGDQVSILSDIQGMEDHLGDMDFKVAGTAEGVTAIQMDIKIDGIDRQILTDALTQAREGRMHILSKMMERIQKPKESLSPYAPKILIMNINPDKIRDVIGAGGKIINKIIEETGVKIDIEQDGRVFIASANEEMNNKARSIIEGIVKEVVVGEIYVGTVKRIEKFGAFVEILPGKDGLVHISQLSTERVAKVEDVVAIGDTITVKVTEIDQQGRVNLSRKAVLTAEAAKSTT; from the coding sequence ATGGAGAAACATGTGAAAATGCAGTTGGGAGGAAGACCTCTTATACTGGAAACCGGCCGCTTGGCAAAACAAGCAAACGCAGCCGTTATGGTCCGTTACGGCGATACAGCCGTGTTGTGTACGGTAACAGCATCCTCCGAGCCGAAGGATCTCGATTTCTTTCCGCTCACCGTAAACTATGAGGAGAAGCTCTACGCCGTAGGTAAAATTCCGGGAGGCTTTATCAAACGCGAAGGCCGTCCCAGCGAGAAAGCGATTTTGGCGAGCCGTTTGACTGACCGTCCGATTCGTCCGCTGTTCCCAGAGGGATTCCGCAACGATGTGCAAATCGTAAACCTCGTTATGAGCGTTGACCAAGACTGCGAACCAGAAATTGCGGCGATGATCGGTACTTCGGCAGCGCTGAGCATTTCGGATGTCCCGTTTAATGGACCGATTGGCGGCGTAGCTGTCGGCCGTGTTGACGGACAGTTTATTATTAATCCGGATGTTGCCCAGCAGGAAGCAAGCGATATTTATGTCGTGGTGGCGGGTACGAAGGATGCCATTATGATGGTGGAAGCCGAAGCAAATGAAGTGCCAGAAGAAGTCATGCTTGAGGCGATCATGTTCGGCCATGAGGAAATCAAGAATATCGTGGCGGTTATTGAAGAACTCGTTGCCATTGCCGGCAAAGAGAAGATGGAAGTTAAGCTTCATTCCGTAGATGAGGAAGTCAATCGCGAGGTTCGTGAATTTGCGGCAAGCCGTCTAATCGAAGCGGTTAGAATTGCCGAGAAGCATGCTCGTCAGGATGCGATCGACGCCATCAACGAGGAGACCGTGGCTCATTTTGAGGAGAAGTACATAGAGTCTCCAGAGCTTCTTAAAGACGTGATGGAGGTACTTCACGATATCGTTAAGGAAGAAGTACGCCGTCTGATTACCCATGATAAGATCCGTCCGGATGGCCGGAAGCTGGAAGAAATCCGTCCGATCGAGTGCGACATCAGCCTGCTGCCGCGCACGCATGGATCAGGCTTGTTTACGCGTGGCCAAACGCAGGCGCTCAGCGTATGTACGCTTGGTGCACTAGGCGACGTACAAATTCTTGACGGAATTGATCTGGAAGAATCCAAGCGCTTTATGCATCACTACAACTTCCCGCCGTTTAGCGTGGGCGAAGCTCGTCCGCTGCGTGCGCCGGGACGCCGTGAAGTGGGGCACGGAGCTCTTGGCGAAAGAGCATTGTCCAAAGTCATCCCGCCAGAATCGGAGTTCCCGTACACCATTCGTCTCGTCTCCGAGGTATTGGAATCGAACGGTTCTACCTCGCAAGCCAGCATTTGTGCAAGTACGCTTGCGATGATGGACGCTGGCGTACCGATTAAGGCGCCTGTAGCGGGTGTCGCGATGGGTCTGATCAAGGATGGCGATCAAGTGTCGATTCTGAGCGATATTCAAGGCATGGAAGACCACTTGGGCGACATGGACTTTAAAGTAGCCGGTACTGCCGAAGGCGTAACTGCGATCCAGATGGATATTAAAATCGATGGCATCGACCGCCAAATTCTTACGGACGCGTTGACCCAGGCGAGAGAAGGCCGTATGCACATCCTCTCCAAAATGATGGAGCGCATCCAGAAGCCGAAGGAAAGCTTGTCTCCATATGCGCCTAAGATTCTCATCATGAACATCAACCCTGACAAAATTCGCGATGTGATCGGCGCAGGCGGCAAAATCATCAACAAGATTATTGAAGAAACCGGCGTGAAAATCGATATCGAGCAGGATGGCCGCGTATTCATTGCTTCTGCGAACGAAGAGATGAACAATAAGGCGCGTTCGATCATTGAAGGCATCGTGAAAGAAGTTGTCGTCGGTGAGATTTATGTGGGTACGGTAAAACGGATCGAGAAATTCGGCGCTTTCGTGGAGATTCTACCAGGCAAAGACGGTCTGGTTCATATTTCGCAGCTTTCTACAGAGCGTGTTGCTAAGGTGGAAGATGTTGTCGCTATCGGTGATACGATAACCGTCAAGGTTACGGAAATCGACCAGCAAGGTCGCGTGAATCTTTCCCGCAAAGCAGTGTTAACTGCAGAGGCAGCCAAATCAACAACCTAA